One genomic segment of Sminthopsis crassicaudata isolate SCR6 chromosome 4, ASM4859323v1, whole genome shotgun sequence includes these proteins:
- the MTNAP1 gene encoding mitochondrial nucleoid-associated protein 1 isoform X1 has product MADILPQMELCPHCKKQFKRLKSHLPFCKKVGTILPFNSEITNSKAAFFQAPKSKKLPKKLIKTDREETLKKDQIKRRNTNLMKVRLHNADLEMRLAMQTGENMKKQIKNNSQVTQNSTRPKKVVFLAENGHLFSAEKKISKAKFTKYLPKSGEDKSKNPSEIFGSSPSKSSFTNENKTHWSGLQNDNRMEYPEQKFLAETLDFPFSICESFPSLDRSQNPYATLQNNERGLKAWDPISEASYSVNNSEMPRKSIGSLFSTNYVNSSLSKSLQTGGRENHHIKHRAKKKGFHFGLAARKCSWDKESNYNKSPEVKVPKLDYMRDGLRKQVNNNNLAIEKIPHHDDPDSGCEEPLSLADLGNQSLSTLVLKYLQEEEDGYKDPVTPVNPVESKKPVFSEPHLNPNTWATEPPPNPNTWATHTKYNQQPLNLACHLAPKNLTGGHIETTGSKSLPTSMGLEWFPELYPGYQHLGVLPGRSQKGNIEVQKPHYSLPEEERVLQAPPLERSLMDFKIAKLPFWFRVSNFSIMGLLGKVQKAWIKYPKFVSLKKGGAGCITMFCAGYWVLCYSWSFKHLKLQRWRKHH; this is encoded by the exons ATGGCAGACATCTTACCTCAAATGGAATTGTGTCCTCATTGTAAGAAACAATTTAAACGGTTAAAGTCTCATTTACCTTTCTGTAAAAAGGTAGGAACCATCCTTCCTTTTAATTCAGAAATTACTAATTCCAAGGCAGCTTTCTTTCAAGCTCCCAAATCAAAGAAGTTACCAAAAAAGCTGATAAAAACTGATCGTGAAGAGACActtaaaaaagatcaaattaagaGAAGAAACACTAACCTTATGAAAGTTAGACTACATAATGCTGACTTAGAAATGAGACTTGCTATGCAGACAGGTGAAAATATGaagaagcaaattaaaaataactcCCAAGTGACACAGAATTCTACTAGACCAAAGAAGGTTGTGTTTTTGGCTGAGAATGGGCATTTGTtttctgcagaaaaaaaaatttccaaagcaaaatttacaaaatatttacctAAATCGGGAGAAGACAAGAGCAAAAATCCTTCAGAAATTTTTGGGAGCAGCCCTTCCAAAAGTTCTTTTACCAATGAAAATAAGACACATTGGTCAGGTTTGCAGAATGATAACAGAATGGAATACCCAGAACAGAAATTCCTGGCAGAAACATTAGACTTTCCTTTCAGTATTTGTGAGAGTTTTCCAAGTCTTGATAGAAGTCAGAATCCTTATGCAACTTTACAAAACAATGAGAGAGGCCTCAAAGCTTGGGACCCCATTTCAGAGGCTTCATACAGTGTCAATAACTCTGAGATGCCGAGAAAAAGCATAGGATCCCTTTTCTCAACCAATTATGTAAATTCGTCATTGTCTAAGTCACTCCAAACTGGAGGAAGAGAGAATCATCACATCAAACACAGAGCAAAGAAAAAAGGGTTTCATTTTGGATTGGCAGCTAGAAAGTGTAGTTGGGATAAAGAATCTAACTACAATAAATCACCTGAAGTAAAAGTACCCAAATTGGATTACATGAGAGATGGCCTGAGGAAGCaagttaataacaataatttagcCATAGAGAAGATACCTCACCATGACGATCCTGATTCAGGTTGTGAAGAACCGCTTTCTTTGGCAGATTTAGGTAACCAAAGTCTGTCTACTTTGGTTTTAAAATATCTACAAGAGGAGGAAGATGGGTACAAGGATCCAGTCACTCCAGTTAATCCAGTGGAGAGTAAGAAACCAGTATTTTCAGAGCCTCATCTTAATCCCAATACATGGGCAACAGAGCCTCCTCCTAATCCCAATACATGGGCAACACACACTAAATATAATCAGCAACCTTTAAACCTGGCCTGTCATTTGGCTCCTAAAAACCTGACTGGTGGTCATATTGAAACTACTGGCAGCAAGAGCCTTCCTACATCCATGGGACTGGAGTGGTTTCCAGAACTCTACCCTGGGTATCAACATCTGGGAGTATTACCAGGGAGATCTCAGAAGGGGAATATTGAGGTCCAGAAACCTCACTATAGCCTCCCAGAAGAGGAAAGAGTTTTACAAG CTCCTCCTTTGGAAAGAAGTCTGATGGATTTCAAGATTGCAAAGCTTCCATTTTGGTTTAGAGTTTCCAACTTCTCTATAATGGGACTGCTGGGAAAAGTACAAAAAG CCTGGATTAAATACCCCAAATTTGTCAGCTTGAAGAAGGGTGGCGCCGGTTGCATCACCATGTTCTGTGCTGGATACTGGGTCCTTTGCTACAGTTGGAGTTTCAAGCACCTGA AGTTGCAGCGTTGGCGCAAGCACCACTGA
- the MTNAP1 gene encoding mitochondrial nucleoid-associated protein 1 isoform X2 yields the protein MADILPQMELCPHCKKQFKRLKSHLPFCKKVGTILPFNSEITNSKAAFFQAPKSKKLPKKLIKTDREETLKKDQIKRRNTNLMKVRLHNADLEMRLAMQTGENMKKQIKNNSQVTQNSTRPKKVVFLAENGHLFSAEKKISKAKFTKYLPKSGEDKSKNPSEIFGSSPSKSSFTNENKTHWSGLQNDNRMEYPEQKFLAETLDFPFSICESFPSLDRSQNPYATLQNNERGLKAWDPISEASYSVNNSEMPRKSIGSLFSTNYVNSSLSKSLQTGGRENHHIKHRAKKKGFHFGLAARKCSWDKESNYNKSPEVKVPKLDYMRDGLRKQVNNNNLAIEKIPHHDDPDSGCEEPLSLADLGNQSLSTLVLKYLQEEEDGYKDPVTPVNPVESKKPVFSEPHLNPNTWATEPPPNPNTWATHTKYNQQPLNLACHLAPKNLTGGHIETTGSKSLPTSMGLEWFPELYPGYQHLGVLPGRSQKGNIEVQKPHYSLPEEERVLQAPPLERSLMDFKIAKLPFWFRVSNFSIMGLLGKVQKELQRWRKHH from the exons ATGGCAGACATCTTACCTCAAATGGAATTGTGTCCTCATTGTAAGAAACAATTTAAACGGTTAAAGTCTCATTTACCTTTCTGTAAAAAGGTAGGAACCATCCTTCCTTTTAATTCAGAAATTACTAATTCCAAGGCAGCTTTCTTTCAAGCTCCCAAATCAAAGAAGTTACCAAAAAAGCTGATAAAAACTGATCGTGAAGAGACActtaaaaaagatcaaattaagaGAAGAAACACTAACCTTATGAAAGTTAGACTACATAATGCTGACTTAGAAATGAGACTTGCTATGCAGACAGGTGAAAATATGaagaagcaaattaaaaataactcCCAAGTGACACAGAATTCTACTAGACCAAAGAAGGTTGTGTTTTTGGCTGAGAATGGGCATTTGTtttctgcagaaaaaaaaatttccaaagcaaaatttacaaaatatttacctAAATCGGGAGAAGACAAGAGCAAAAATCCTTCAGAAATTTTTGGGAGCAGCCCTTCCAAAAGTTCTTTTACCAATGAAAATAAGACACATTGGTCAGGTTTGCAGAATGATAACAGAATGGAATACCCAGAACAGAAATTCCTGGCAGAAACATTAGACTTTCCTTTCAGTATTTGTGAGAGTTTTCCAAGTCTTGATAGAAGTCAGAATCCTTATGCAACTTTACAAAACAATGAGAGAGGCCTCAAAGCTTGGGACCCCATTTCAGAGGCTTCATACAGTGTCAATAACTCTGAGATGCCGAGAAAAAGCATAGGATCCCTTTTCTCAACCAATTATGTAAATTCGTCATTGTCTAAGTCACTCCAAACTGGAGGAAGAGAGAATCATCACATCAAACACAGAGCAAAGAAAAAAGGGTTTCATTTTGGATTGGCAGCTAGAAAGTGTAGTTGGGATAAAGAATCTAACTACAATAAATCACCTGAAGTAAAAGTACCCAAATTGGATTACATGAGAGATGGCCTGAGGAAGCaagttaataacaataatttagcCATAGAGAAGATACCTCACCATGACGATCCTGATTCAGGTTGTGAAGAACCGCTTTCTTTGGCAGATTTAGGTAACCAAAGTCTGTCTACTTTGGTTTTAAAATATCTACAAGAGGAGGAAGATGGGTACAAGGATCCAGTCACTCCAGTTAATCCAGTGGAGAGTAAGAAACCAGTATTTTCAGAGCCTCATCTTAATCCCAATACATGGGCAACAGAGCCTCCTCCTAATCCCAATACATGGGCAACACACACTAAATATAATCAGCAACCTTTAAACCTGGCCTGTCATTTGGCTCCTAAAAACCTGACTGGTGGTCATATTGAAACTACTGGCAGCAAGAGCCTTCCTACATCCATGGGACTGGAGTGGTTTCCAGAACTCTACCCTGGGTATCAACATCTGGGAGTATTACCAGGGAGATCTCAGAAGGGGAATATTGAGGTCCAGAAACCTCACTATAGCCTCCCAGAAGAGGAAAGAGTTTTACAAG CTCCTCCTTTGGAAAGAAGTCTGATGGATTTCAAGATTGCAAAGCTTCCATTTTGGTTTAGAGTTTCCAACTTCTCTATAATGGGACTGCTGGGAAAAGTACAAAAAG AGTTGCAGCGTTGGCGCAAGCACCACTGA